A single genomic interval of Kogia breviceps isolate mKogBre1 chromosome 6, mKogBre1 haplotype 1, whole genome shotgun sequence harbors:
- the ATP5ME gene encoding ATP synthase subunit e, mitochondrial, whose product MVPPVQVSPLIKLGRYSALFLGVAYGAKRYNYLKPRAEEERRIAAEEKKKQDEQRRIERELAEAREDSILK is encoded by the exons ATGGTTCCGCCAGTGCAGGTTTCTCCGCTCATCAAG CTCGGCCGTTACTCCGCCTTGTTCCTCGGCGTGGCCTACGGAGCCAAGCGCTACA ATTACCTGAAACCCcgggcagaggaggagaggaggatagcagctgaggagaaaaagaagcaggATGAGCAGAGACGCATTGAGAGAGAGCTGGCAGAAG CCCGAGAGGACAGCATATTAAAGTGA